Proteins from a single region of Desulfolutivibrio sulfoxidireducens:
- a CDS encoding YihY/virulence factor BrkB family protein — protein sequence MNVIFFDVIKTARSATRDFFRHQGLTQAAALAFYALISFIPMGFLLISLHGMVVGDTWEAQLLVKRHLGEVAPFVDDALVGRMRRLVWAAPHLRWPSVVFIAWTSCLFFSALRANLRHPWKKGGEDRTPVWHRVAAWLGGPVVSGLLTAVLTGLLVLAHTSEEIFPSGRLWGEALRVVWSLLCLAALIFSIYALALPHVRPLRAAGPLCVGLAVAAYGVTALFTWFVSAMPRYNMVYGSLAGAVLFVLWLHYSTAVILWGGHFLRIWRQGHAPKRFGRWFRLRRVRGEGRADGSGR from the coding sequence GTGAACGTGATTTTTTTCGACGTCATAAAGACCGCGCGGTCCGCGACGCGGGATTTTTTCCGCCACCAGGGGCTGACCCAGGCGGCGGCCCTGGCCTTTTACGCGCTGATCTCGTTTATTCCCATGGGTTTTTTGCTTATCTCGCTGCACGGGATGGTGGTCGGCGACACCTGGGAGGCCCAGCTTCTGGTGAAGCGGCATCTGGGCGAGGTGGCCCCGTTTGTGGACGACGCGCTGGTGGGGCGCATGCGGCGGCTGGTGTGGGCCGCGCCGCATCTGCGCTGGCCGAGCGTGGTGTTTATCGCCTGGACGTCATGTCTGTTTTTCTCGGCGCTGCGGGCCAATCTGCGGCATCCCTGGAAGAAGGGCGGCGAGGATCGGACTCCGGTGTGGCATCGGGTGGCGGCGTGGCTTGGCGGGCCGGTGGTCAGCGGGCTTTTGACGGCGGTTCTGACCGGTCTTTTGGTCCTGGCGCACACGTCCGAGGAGATCTTTCCGAGCGGCCGGCTGTGGGGTGAGGCGTTGCGGGTGGTGTGGTCGCTTTTGTGCCTGGCGGCGCTGATCTTTTCCATTTATGCCCTGGCCTTGCCGCATGTGCGACCGCTTCGGGCGGCGGGGCCGCTGTGTGTGGGGCTGGCCGTGGCCGCGTATGGGGTGACGGCGCTTTTCACCTGGTTCGTGTCGGCCATGCCGCGCTACAACATGGTCTACGGGTCTCTGGCGGGCGCTGTGCTGTTCGTGCTGTGGCTGCACTACAGCACGGCGGTCATCCTGTGGGGCGGGCATTTTTTGCGCATCTGGCGGCAGGGGCATGCGCCGAAACGGTTCGGGAGGTGGTTCCGGCTGCGCAGGGTCCGGGGCGAAGGGAGAGCCGACGGATCGGGGCGGTGA
- a CDS encoding heavy metal translocating P-type ATPase, which produces MIGRFATLGTYTDLMDRKDFISCALGGTLALWAWLWGRFELQPPYLAMALALASVAINGLPIVWGALRGLFEKRLNVDELVSLAIVASVVQGEFLTAAVIATIMTVGSLVEEIVGESARKSIQALARMTPDTAVLVDPDGGRQSVPVASLRAGDRIEVKPGERIPVDGEVVFGVTAVDESSVTGEAMPVTRGLGDEVLAGTLSYNGLIEIVATRVGESTTLGAVIRLVTEAEASKPKAARIVDAYARWFTPAVLSCAGLAWWWSGEASRAVAVLVAGCPCALLMAAPTAAVAAVARAARWGILVKGGRPLEEVGGIDAVLFDKTGTLTLGDPRVDEIITAPGISRAELLAAAACAESGSTHPLARAVLRATAAEGVAAPRPETFLSEAGIGVRAVLDGREIEVGGAALIGGAGLPSGLGQALADVMSRGATPLVVLRDRKPLGILAVTDTIRPSARASVAALRELGVARVGILSGDHGRSVSTVAGALGIDESWPGLAPADKPRIVKTFQEGGHRVMFVGDGINDAPALARADVGVAMGQAGTDVALETAQVALTRDDIGRLPLLMRLSRRMRLVIQVNIALGIASNALAVFGSSYGLLSPIAASVFHNAGSILVVLSSAALFFVSGRGETALTPAPARAYP; this is translated from the coding sequence ATGATCGGACGTTTCGCCACGCTCGGGACCTACACGGACCTTATGGACAGAAAGGACTTCATCTCCTGCGCCCTGGGCGGGACGCTGGCCCTTTGGGCCTGGCTGTGGGGCCGTTTCGAGCTGCAACCGCCGTATCTGGCCATGGCCCTGGCCCTGGCCTCGGTGGCCATAAACGGCCTGCCCATCGTGTGGGGGGCTCTCCGGGGGCTTTTCGAAAAGCGGCTCAACGTGGACGAGCTGGTCAGCCTGGCCATCGTGGCCTCGGTGGTCCAGGGGGAGTTCCTCACCGCCGCCGTGATCGCCACCATCATGACCGTGGGCTCGCTTGTGGAGGAGATCGTGGGCGAGTCGGCCAGAAAATCCATCCAGGCCCTGGCCCGCATGACCCCGGACACGGCCGTGCTGGTCGATCCGGACGGCGGGCGGCAAAGCGTGCCGGTCGCCAGCCTGCGCGCCGGGGACCGGATCGAGGTCAAGCCCGGGGAGCGGATTCCGGTGGACGGCGAGGTGGTCTTCGGGGTCACGGCCGTGGACGAATCCTCGGTGACCGGCGAGGCCATGCCCGTGACCCGGGGCCTTGGCGACGAGGTGCTGGCCGGAACCCTCAGCTACAACGGGCTGATCGAGATCGTGGCCACCCGGGTGGGCGAAAGCACCACGCTTGGCGCGGTCATCCGGCTGGTGACCGAGGCCGAGGCCAGCAAGCCCAAGGCGGCGCGGATCGTGGACGCCTATGCCAGGTGGTTCACCCCGGCGGTTTTAAGCTGCGCCGGACTGGCCTGGTGGTGGTCCGGGGAGGCCAGCCGGGCTGTGGCCGTGCTCGTGGCCGGGTGCCCGTGCGCGCTGCTCATGGCCGCGCCCACGGCCGCCGTGGCCGCTGTGGCCCGGGCCGCCCGGTGGGGCATCCTGGTCAAGGGCGGCCGGCCGCTGGAGGAGGTGGGCGGAATCGACGCCGTGCTTTTCGACAAGACCGGCACCCTGACTCTGGGGGACCCCCGGGTCGACGAGATCATCACCGCCCCGGGGATTTCCCGGGCCGAGCTTCTGGCCGCGGCGGCCTGCGCCGAGAGCGGTTCCACCCATCCCCTGGCCCGGGCCGTGCTGCGCGCCACGGCGGCCGAGGGCGTCGCGGCCCCGAGGCCCGAGACTTTTTTAAGCGAGGCCGGGATCGGGGTGCGCGCGGTTCTCGACGGCCGGGAGATCGAGGTGGGCGGGGCGGCCCTGATCGGCGGGGCCGGGTTGCCGTCGGGACTGGGCCAGGCCCTTGCGGACGTCATGTCGCGCGGGGCCACGCCGCTGGTGGTCCTTCGCGACCGTAAGCCCCTGGGAATCCTGGCCGTCACCGACACCATCCGTCCCTCGGCCCGCGCCTCGGTGGCCGCCCTGCGCGAACTCGGCGTGGCCCGGGTGGGCATCCTGTCCGGGGACCACGGCCGATCCGTCTCCACCGTGGCCGGGGCCCTGGGAATTGACGAATCCTGGCCGGGCCTTGCGCCGGCGGACAAGCCGCGCATCGTCAAGACGTTCCAGGAGGGCGGCCACAGGGTCATGTTCGTGGGCGACGGCATAAACGACGCTCCGGCCCTGGCCCGGGCCGACGTGGGCGTGGCCATGGGCCAGGCGGGCACGGACGTGGCCCTGGAGACGGCCCAGGTGGCGCTCACCCGGGACGACATCGGCCGGCTGCCCCTGCTGATGCGTCTCTCCCGGCGCATGCGGCTGGTGATCCAGGTCAACATCGCCCTGGGGATCGCCTCCAACGCCCTGGCCGTTTTCGGGAGTTCCTACGGGCTTTTGAGCCCCATCGCCGCGTCGGTGTTCCACAATGCCGGGTCGATCCTGGTGGTCCTGTCCTCGGCGGCGCTGTTCTTCGTGTCCGGCCGGGGCGAGACCGCCCTTACGCCCGCTCCGGCGCGGGCATATCCTTGA
- a CDS encoding GNAT family N-acetyltransferase has product MLADKGYDSQAIVDAIKVKEEDMDGYRFRYRLHAQTIYTALCQDPFYATLAKTLNNNCCQERLIMYMDYSMQESEEFGELSISENWKHGASLWLKSISNGKHKEMKRRKKHFIEKYLGPECLGAYNSIVEFMSEKTAPFLSGNEWYLSIVGVSPEYQGQGIGQGLVDVVLQSTDKLGIGTYLETFSPRNISFYERLGYRVAASFLDPTTQSEYALMKRQTLQR; this is encoded by the coding sequence ATGCTTGCAGACAAGGGATATGATTCACAGGCCATCGTTGATGCCATCAAAGTGAAGGAAGAGGATATGGATGGATATCGATTTCGGTACAGGCTCCACGCACAAACCATATACACCGCCCTTTGCCAGGACCCATTTTATGCAACATTAGCAAAGACTCTGAACAATAACTGTTGTCAAGAAAGACTGATCATGTACATGGACTATTCTATGCAAGAAAGTGAAGAATTTGGAGAACTTTCCATCTCAGAAAATTGGAAACATGGAGCTTCACTATGGTTAAAATCGATATCGAATGGCAAGCATAAAGAAATGAAGCGTCGAAAAAAACATTTTATTGAAAAATATCTTGGTCCTGAATGCTTGGGAGCATACAACTCCATTGTAGAGTTCATGTCCGAAAAAACGGCACCATTCCTATCCGGCAATGAATGGTACCTTTCCATTGTTGGCGTTTCCCCGGAATATCAAGGACAAGGCATTGGTCAAGGCCTTGTCGACGTAGTGCTGCAAAGCACGGACAAACTCGGCATTGGAACCTATCTTGAGACTTTTTCACCACGAAATATCTCATTTTATGAACGCTTAGGCTACCGTGTCGCTGCTTCATTTCTCGATCCGACAACGCAATCTGAATATGCTCTCATGAAAAGGCAAACGCTACAAAGGTAA
- a CDS encoding glycosyltransferase family protein, protein MKVLFYCQHVLGLGHFMRSLEIMRALAPDEVVLASGGPPVPVGLPPHVREVRLPALEMDPAFTRLSATDGGGLDEVKAARRETLFRLFDDVRPDVFFVELYPFGRKAFEFELLPVLRAAREGRFGPVRVVCGLRDILVEKTDREGYEARVLSRLNASFDLLAIHADPALFPLEATFSRAADIAVPVRYTGYVAPGVVPARDRSPASDARVRQRLSVGPGRRLIVASAGGGRVGGEVLAAVACALARPEAAALGPVSLRVFSGPYAPDEEFAALEAAVAVLPDARVARFDADFPAVLRAADLSVSLAGYNTVMAVLAAGVRALVRPFDQNREQRLRASRLEHMGLVGLLEPDDLEPARLFSRMARLLGGDPPPPAAVRLDGAAESARLLREAAGRG, encoded by the coding sequence GTGAAAGTCCTTTTCTACTGCCAGCACGTCCTGGGCCTTGGGCATTTCATGCGCAGCCTGGAGATCATGCGCGCCCTGGCCCCGGACGAGGTGGTCCTGGCCTCGGGGGGGCCGCCCGTGCCCGTCGGCCTGCCGCCCCATGTCCGGGAGGTCCGGTTGCCCGCCCTGGAGATGGACCCGGCCTTTACCCGACTCTCGGCCACGGACGGCGGCGGCCTGGACGAGGTCAAGGCCGCGCGGCGGGAAACGCTCTTTCGCCTGTTCGACGACGTGCGGCCGGACGTATTTTTCGTGGAGCTCTATCCCTTCGGCCGCAAGGCCTTCGAATTCGAACTGCTGCCGGTGCTTCGCGCCGCCCGCGAGGGCCGATTCGGCCCGGTGCGCGTGGTGTGCGGCCTGCGCGACATCCTGGTGGAGAAGACGGACCGGGAGGGCTACGAGGCCCGGGTCCTGTCGCGCCTGAACGCCTCTTTCGACCTTTTGGCCATCCATGCCGATCCGGCGCTCTTTCCCCTGGAGGCCACCTTTTCCCGCGCGGCGGACATCGCCGTGCCCGTGCGCTATACGGGATATGTGGCTCCGGGCGTGGTCCCGGCAAGGGACCGCTCGCCGGCAAGTGATGCCCGGGTCCGGCAAAGGCTGTCCGTCGGGCCGGGCCGTCGGCTGATCGTGGCCAGCGCCGGGGGGGGCCGGGTCGGCGGCGAGGTGCTCGCGGCCGTGGCCTGTGCCCTGGCAAGGCCCGAGGCCGCCGCCCTGGGGCCGGTCAGCCTGCGGGTCTTTTCCGGTCCCTACGCCCCGGATGAGGAGTTCGCGGCCCTGGAAGCGGCCGTGGCCGTGCTCCCCGACGCCCGGGTGGCCCGTTTCGACGCCGATTTCCCGGCCGTGCTCAGGGCCGCCGACCTCTCCGTGAGCCTGGCCGGGTACAACACGGTCATGGCCGTTCTGGCCGCCGGGGTCCGGGCCCTGGTCCGGCCCTTCGACCAGAACCGGGAACAGCGCCTGCGGGCCTCGCGCCTGGAACACATGGGGCTCGTGGGCCTGCTTGAGCCGGACGATCTGGAGCCCGCCCGGCTTTTTTCCCGCATGGCCCGGCTTTTGGGCGGCGATCCGCCCCCGCCGGCCGCCGTGCGCCTGGACGGGGCGGCCGAAAGCGCCCGGCTTCTGCGGGAGGCGGCGGGCAGGGGATAG
- a CDS encoding histidine phosphatase family protein encodes MSTAVFALLRHAATVWNQEKRIQGHWDSELSPEGAADAARWAETLAGMGFSRLFVSDLARARATAGILNLRLKLPMTLEKNLREQKFGEWTGRRVDDLRGHGLEEQVARGWEFRPPGGESRLEVFGRAERTLCEAARLWPGKKILAVTHEGVVKALVYRLLGREFLPDEKKILKPATLHWVRVSDGRLELGDINVPL; translated from the coding sequence ATGAGCACCGCCGTCTTCGCGCTTTTGCGCCACGCCGCCACCGTCTGGAACCAGGAAAAACGCATCCAGGGCCACTGGGATTCGGAGCTGTCCCCGGAAGGGGCCGCCGATGCCGCCCGCTGGGCCGAAACCCTGGCCGGGATGGGCTTCTCCCGCCTGTTCGTCAGCGATCTGGCCCGGGCCCGGGCCACGGCCGGGATTCTCAACCTGCGCCTGAAGCTGCCCATGACCCTGGAAAAGAACCTGCGGGAACAAAAGTTCGGGGAATGGACCGGGAGGCGTGTGGACGATCTGCGGGGGCACGGCCTGGAGGAGCAGGTGGCCAGGGGCTGGGAGTTTCGTCCCCCGGGAGGCGAGAGCCGGCTGGAGGTGTTCGGACGGGCCGAGCGTACCCTGTGCGAGGCCGCCCGGCTCTGGCCGGGGAAAAAGATCCTGGCGGTCACCCACGAGGGGGTGGTCAAGGCCCTGGTCTACCGGCTGCTCGGCCGGGAATTTCTGCCGGACGAGAAAAAGATTCTCAAGCCCGCGACCCTGCATTGGGTCCGGGTCAGCGACGGCCGGCTCGAACTCGGCGACATCAACGTGCCCCTGTGA
- a CDS encoding CBS domain-containing protein, translated as MFRKRLGDIHSRGVVAADTGMNVRQAATLMRERALSCLPVLQAGRPVGIITERGLLRAAVRDPAAAAKSVSEVMSFPVLTAPPDMPAHEAYTLLQQNRLRHLVVIDAAGLALGVVSQSDLVQHLGYEYFVELRRLSRIMVRQVVTAPPDIQLSEALRIMAHKGISCLVAVRDGEPVGIITERDATGVILAGETSREMPLRDVMRSPVITAREDVPVHEGLSAMRRSAIRRLVVVDASGRLAGLVTQSDVVNAMEWEYIGVLKDIIREKEQSYRTIFANAVEGIFQTSLDGRFLEANPAMARMLGYDAPGDLAAGVLDIETQVYADPGKRAEVLSVLSRQNEPYTFETRFLRRDGSPLWVSCTARLVRDFQGRPDRVEGICLDVSERKRADETLSQSESRYRSIVEDQTELICRYRPDGRLSFVNEAYARYFGKHRRELLNVNFIPHIPAEDLAMIAERVGRIGPDAPVVAFEHRILMPDASVRWQRWTHRGIFDEAGHVVEYQAVGNDVTERKLAEQALERARDELEARVAVRTAELASANENLRQEIAARATAQQRLKENAIFLETILDTIQGGICVLDVDMNVLKVNAAMRAMCETGQPLEGRKCYQAFRGRAGPCPSCPTLRAMADGRMHSETVSRGDDEGRAPGCIELFAYPFHDDLGRVMGAVEFVRDITERKRLEEELLRAMRRTEAANRAKSRFLANMSHEIRTPLNAVLGYIQLVLNDTLSPTAAKRLQVAEESAQNLLSVINDILDYSKIEAGKFDVKEQSVDPREIVSSLVKQQDVLAGNKGLVLSLEVFPDVPARVFVDPMRLTQLVLNLISNAIKYTEQGGVRVEVSRERGAEAGAEGQENDWATLVFAVIDTGIGIPEESRDAVFESFTQIDSSLTKKYAGTGLGLAICKKIAGLLGGGITFESRVGHGSTFRFRVPLRVDRSLDRPSGGKGRDIPPAGAGPAGGAYKVLVVEDNRINRMFAEDMLASGGHAVVTAEDGCGALDILARETFDVVLMDIQMPVMDGLAATRAIRAGHGGIDPAIPVIGLSAYALDRERERFLEAGLDDYITKPVNIEAFFEAVGRVLRTRAAPVAPRVAPRAAPEGPTSSSRALEPGDEADMAGVIDCAGLMAQYGRKKELLRMIGDELFKAMPRCVADMKTALAAGDMATFARLAHTLRGNAAMFGARELRRQATLAEEAAGRGDHAQAARLFPVLSRHIDLVVHALQAFLTRAPW; from the coding sequence ATGTTCCGAAAACGATTGGGCGACATCCACTCCCGCGGCGTCGTGGCCGCCGATACCGGCATGAACGTGCGCCAGGCCGCCACGCTCATGCGCGAACGCGCCCTGTCCTGCCTGCCGGTCCTTCAGGCCGGCCGGCCCGTGGGCATCATCACCGAACGTGGCCTGCTCCGGGCCGCCGTCCGCGACCCGGCCGCGGCCGCGAAATCCGTCTCCGAGGTCATGTCCTTTCCGGTCCTGACCGCTCCGCCGGACATGCCCGCCCATGAGGCCTACACCCTCCTGCAACAAAACCGCCTGCGCCACCTGGTGGTGATCGACGCGGCCGGGCTGGCCCTGGGGGTGGTGTCCCAGTCCGACCTGGTGCAGCACCTGGGGTACGAATATTTCGTGGAACTGCGCCGCCTGTCCCGGATCATGGTCCGCCAGGTGGTCACCGCCCCGCCTGATATCCAGCTCTCCGAGGCCCTGCGCATCATGGCCCACAAGGGCATAAGCTGCCTGGTGGCCGTGCGGGACGGCGAGCCCGTGGGGATCATCACCGAGCGCGACGCCACCGGGGTGATCCTGGCTGGGGAAACCTCCAGGGAAATGCCGCTACGCGACGTCATGCGCTCCCCGGTGATCACCGCCCGCGAGGATGTCCCGGTGCACGAGGGCCTGTCGGCCATGCGCCGCAGCGCCATCCGCCGCCTGGTGGTGGTGGACGCCTCGGGTCGTCTGGCCGGGCTGGTCACCCAGTCCGACGTGGTCAACGCCATGGAGTGGGAATACATCGGCGTGCTCAAGGATATCATCCGGGAAAAGGAGCAGAGCTACCGGACCATCTTCGCCAATGCCGTGGAAGGCATCTTCCAGACCAGCCTGGACGGCCGGTTCCTGGAGGCCAATCCGGCCATGGCCAGGATGCTCGGCTATGACGCCCCCGGAGATCTCGCGGCCGGGGTTCTGGACATCGAGACCCAGGTCTACGCCGACCCCGGCAAACGGGCCGAGGTGCTCAGCGTCCTTTCCCGGCAAAACGAACCGTACACCTTCGAAACCCGGTTCCTGCGCCGGGACGGCAGCCCTCTGTGGGTGTCCTGCACGGCCCGGCTGGTCCGGGACTTCCAGGGACGCCCGGACCGGGTGGAGGGCATCTGCCTGGACGTCTCGGAACGCAAGCGGGCCGACGAGACCTTAAGCCAAAGCGAATCCCGCTACCGTTCCATCGTCGAGGACCAGACCGAGCTCATCTGCCGCTACCGCCCCGACGGCCGCCTGTCCTTCGTCAACGAGGCCTACGCCCGCTATTTCGGAAAACACCGCCGGGAACTGCTCAACGTCAACTTCATCCCCCACATCCCGGCCGAGGACCTCGCGATGATCGCCGAGCGGGTGGGCCGGATAGGCCCGGATGCCCCGGTCGTGGCCTTCGAGCACCGCATCCTGATGCCCGACGCCTCGGTGCGCTGGCAGCGCTGGACCCACCGGGGCATCTTCGACGAGGCGGGCCATGTGGTGGAATACCAGGCCGTGGGCAACGACGTCACGGAACGCAAGCTCGCCGAGCAGGCCCTGGAGCGCGCCCGGGACGAACTCGAGGCCCGGGTGGCCGTGCGCACCGCGGAACTGGCCTCGGCCAATGAAAATTTGCGCCAGGAGATCGCGGCCCGGGCCACGGCCCAGCAACGGCTCAAGGAAAACGCCATCTTCCTGGAAACCATTCTGGACACCATCCAGGGCGGCATATGCGTCCTGGACGTGGACATGAACGTGCTCAAGGTCAACGCCGCCATGCGGGCCATGTGCGAAACGGGCCAGCCCCTGGAGGGGCGCAAGTGCTACCAGGCCTTCAGGGGCCGCGCCGGGCCGTGCCCGAGCTGTCCGACCCTGCGGGCCATGGCCGACGGCCGGATGCATTCGGAGACCGTGTCCCGGGGGGATGACGAGGGCCGTGCGCCCGGGTGCATCGAACTTTTCGCCTATCCGTTTCACGACGATCTGGGCCGGGTCATGGGCGCGGTGGAATTCGTGCGCGACATCACCGAACGCAAACGGCTCGAGGAGGAGCTGTTGCGGGCCATGCGCCGCACCGAGGCGGCCAACAGGGCCAAAAGCCGCTTTCTGGCCAACATGAGCCACGAGATCAGGACCCCGCTCAACGCCGTCCTGGGCTATATCCAGCTCGTCCTGAACGACACCCTGTCGCCCACGGCCGCCAAGCGCCTCCAGGTGGCCGAGGAGTCGGCCCAGAACCTTTTGTCGGTCATCAACGACATCCTGGACTATTCCAAAATCGAAGCCGGGAAGTTCGACGTCAAGGAACAAAGCGTCGATCCGAGGGAGATCGTCTCCTCCCTGGTCAAACAGCAGGACGTTCTGGCCGGCAACAAGGGGCTCGTTCTGTCCCTGGAGGTCTTCCCGGACGTGCCGGCGCGGGTGTTCGTGGACCCCATGCGCCTTACCCAGCTTGTGCTCAATCTGATCAGCAACGCCATCAAATATACCGAGCAGGGCGGCGTCCGGGTGGAGGTGTCCCGGGAGCGGGGCGCCGAGGCCGGGGCCGAAGGCCAGGAAAACGACTGGGCCACGCTGGTCTTCGCCGTGATCGACACCGGCATCGGCATCCCCGAGGAAAGCCGGGATGCCGTGTTCGAAAGCTTCACCCAGATCGATTCCAGCCTGACCAAGAAATACGCCGGAACGGGCCTGGGACTTGCCATCTGCAAAAAAATCGCCGGACTTCTCGGCGGCGGGATCACCTTTGAAAGTCGCGTGGGACATGGCAGCACCTTCCGCTTCCGGGTCCCCCTGCGCGTGGATCGGTCCCTGGACCGGCCCTCTGGGGGCAAGGGCCGGGATATCCCCCCGGCCGGGGCGGGCCCGGCCGGGGGGGCTTACAAGGTGCTGGTGGTGGAGGACAACCGGATCAACCGGATGTTCGCCGAGGATATGCTCGCCTCCGGCGGGCATGCCGTGGTCACGGCCGAGGACGGATGCGGCGCCCTGGACATCCTGGCCAGGGAGACCTTCGACGTGGTGCTCATGGACATCCAGATGCCGGTCATGGACGGGCTGGCCGCCACCCGGGCCATCCGGGCCGGCCACGGCGGCATCGACCCGGCGATCCCGGTCATCGGCCTGTCGGCTTATGCCCTGGACCGGGAACGGGAACGGTTCCTGGAGGCCGGCCTTGACGACTACATCACCAAGCCGGTCAATATCGAGGCCTTTTTCGAGGCCGTGGGCCGGGTTCTGCGGACACGCGCCGCGCCCGTCGCCCCCCGCGTCGCTCCCCGCGCCGCGCCGGAGGGGCCGACGTCTTCTTCCCGCGCCCTGGAGCCGGGCGACGAGGCGGATATGGCCGGGGTCATCGACTGTGCGGGGCTTATGGCTCAGTATGGACGGAAAAAAGAACTCCTGCGCATGATCGGAGACGAACTTTTCAAGGCCATGCCCCGGTGCGTGGCGGATATGAAAACGGCCCTGGCCGCCGGGGATATGGCCACATTCGCCAGACTGGCCCATACCCTGCGGGGCAACGCGGCCATGTTCGGGGCCCGGGAGCTTCGCCGCCAGGCCACCCTGGCCGAGGAGGCCGCCGGCCGGGGCGACCATGCCCAGGCGGCCCGGCTTTTTCCGGTTCTTTCCCGGCACATCGATCTGGTCGTGCACGCCCTGCAGGCGTTTTTGACCCGCGCCCCGTGGTAA
- a CDS encoding addiction module antidote protein, which translates to MKNLDLASVSHDEALVRELRADPAFAAQYLQAAMEDADEPAVLLLALRHVAQSLGMSEIAREAGIKRESLYRALSPNGNPTLRTLMAVLKAVGLRLAVVPGNPNPQVVCPG; encoded by the coding sequence ATGAAAAATCTCGACCTGGCGAGCGTAAGCCATGACGAGGCCCTGGTGCGGGAACTTCGCGCCGATCCGGCATTTGCCGCCCAATATCTTCAGGCCGCCATGGAGGACGCCGACGAACCGGCCGTGCTGCTTCTCGCCTTGCGCCACGTCGCACAGTCCCTGGGCATGTCCGAAATCGCCCGGGAGGCCGGGATCAAGCGGGAAAGCCTGTATCGCGCCTTGTCTCCCAATGGAAATCCGACGCTGAGGACCCTGATGGCCGTCTTGAAAGCGGTCGGCCTGCGTCTGGCGGTGGTCCCTGGAAATCCGAATCCCCAGGTCGTCTGTCCCGGGTGA
- a CDS encoding type II toxin-antitoxin system RelE/ParE family toxin, whose translation MQYVVRRYRTRDGREIVSEWLAGLGDVRARARIVARVARLAVGNFGDCKFLREGVSELRIDYGPGYRVYFGIVDRMVVLLLCGGDKRTQRADVDRAAACLADFKKRVAP comes from the coding sequence ATGCAGTATGTCGTTCGCCGCTACCGAACCCGGGACGGACGGGAGATCGTCTCGGAATGGCTGGCCGGCCTCGGGGATGTCCGGGCGCGGGCGCGCATCGTCGCCAGGGTGGCCCGCCTTGCCGTCGGCAACTTCGGCGACTGCAAATTTCTCCGGGAAGGAGTATCGGAACTGCGCATCGATTATGGTCCAGGGTACCGGGTGTACTTCGGGATCGTGGACCGGATGGTGGTTCTCTTGCTCTGCGGCGGCGACAAGCGGACACAGCGGGCCGACGTCGACAGGGCGGCGGCCTGCCTGGCCGACTTCAAAAAGAGGGTGGCCCCATGA
- a CDS encoding WcbI family polysaccharide biosynthesis putative acetyltransferase, producing MRAAAPCGYTWAMKRLCLIHANCQGEPLVDLLGAHPDFSRDFETRHIVNYTRQPVPAEDLARCGLFLYQRLEAAWGDLASDALLARLPPGTRRLCLPNLFFLGYWPFWTGKKGFDYSDIFLDALLDRGLSDREIMHLYLRTDPTRYYDLAAIFRKSETREREKERHWDIRLTDFVRSRFREKPLFHTVNHPGRTLCLMVAEAVLMRLGYPPLPAGAREAFADPFAEFDLPIHPGVAAFQGLAFLPEHPRFPVYGRDMDLAEYVGCYLACKRLGETDFISFLRLRAALCG from the coding sequence TTGCGCGCCGCCGCCCCGTGCGGCTACACTTGGGCCATGAAGCGCCTGTGCCTGATCCACGCCAACTGCCAGGGCGAGCCTCTTGTGGACCTGCTTGGCGCCCATCCGGATTTCAGCCGGGACTTCGAGACGCGCCACATCGTCAACTACACGCGCCAGCCCGTGCCGGCCGAGGATCTGGCCCGGTGCGGTCTTTTTCTGTACCAGCGGCTGGAGGCCGCATGGGGGGACCTGGCCAGCGACGCGCTTTTGGCCAGACTGCCGCCCGGCACGCGCCGTCTGTGCCTGCCCAACCTGTTTTTCCTGGGATACTGGCCCTTTTGGACCGGAAAAAAGGGGTTCGACTATTCGGACATCTTTCTGGACGCGCTTTTGGACCGGGGGCTTTCCGACCGGGAGATCATGCACCTCTACCTGCGCACCGACCCGACCCGCTATTACGACCTGGCGGCCATCTTCCGGAAATCCGAGACCCGGGAGAGGGAAAAGGAACGGCATTGGGACATCCGGCTCACGGATTTCGTGCGCTCCCGGTTCCGCGAAAAACCGCTCTTCCACACGGTCAACCATCCGGGGCGGACCCTGTGCCTGATGGTGGCCGAGGCGGTGCTTATGCGACTGGGATATCCCCCCCTGCCGGCCGGGGCCCGGGAGGCGTTCGCCGATCCCTTCGCGGAATTCGACCTGCCCATCCATCCGGGCGTGGCCGCCTTTCAGGGACTGGCCTTTTTGCCGGAACATCCCCGCTTCCCGGTCTACGGCCGGGACATGGACCTGGCCGAATACGTGGGCTGCTACCTGGCCTGCAAGCGCCTGGGCGAGACGGACTTCATTTCCTTTTTGCGCCTGCGGGCGGCGCTTTGCGGCTAA